The following proteins come from a genomic window of Lycium ferocissimum isolate CSIRO_LF1 chromosome 4, AGI_CSIRO_Lferr_CH_V1, whole genome shotgun sequence:
- the LOC132053988 gene encoding auxin-responsive protein SAUR71-like — protein sequence MDIEMDKGKKNSNSTILKKLERYLSMKKGSPTIMLSKSKSWHSGRKAKSPVVLAPQGCFYVYVGPEKEKFIIKAKYANHPLFKMLLEDAEMEYGYDSQGPILLPCDVNLFHKVLGQMDSDKEINGPGCGFASCSPFSPARRLGNGEMGKGYGSYGILTTPRMLKLNSFNCI from the coding sequence ATGGATATTGAAATGGACAAGGGGAAGAAGAATTCAAACTCAACGATACTCAAGAAATTGGAGCGATATTTATCGATGAAGAAAGGAAGTCCAACGATCATGTTGTCCAAGAGTAAATCATGGCACAGTGGTAGAAAAGCAAAGAGTCCAGTAGTACTGGCACCCCAAGGCTGTTTTTATGTGTACGTTGGGCCTGAGAAAGAAAAGTTCATAATCAAGGCCAAATATGCAAATCATCCATTATTCAAGATGTTGCTTGAAGATGCTGAGATGGAATATGGCTATGATAGCCAGGGACCCATTTTACTTCCTTGTGATGTCAATCTTTTTCACAAAGTATTGGGCCAGATGGATAGTGACAAGGAGATTAATGGGCCAGGGTGTGGATTTGCCTCATGTAGCCCATTTAGTCCTGCAAGGCGTTTGGGCAATGGAGAAATGGGCAAGGGTTATGGCTCTTATGGTATTCTCACTACACCAAGAATGCTCAAGCTCAACAGTTTTAACTGCATATGA
- the LOC132052543 gene encoding bidirectional sugar transporter SWEET9-like, whose protein sequence is MADLSHLAPIFGALGSIISFIVFLSPLPTFYNIYKKKSTEGYQSIPYVVALFSAMLMIYYALLKGNMMVVIIINVLGVFIETIYVGFYLFYAPKKARVQTIKVLLLLVVGGYGAILLVVQFLFKGVIRAQIVGWMCLVFSICTFAAPLCIVRKVIKTKSVEYMPFLLSLFLTLSAVMWFFYGLLKKDPVIYSPNILGFIFGILQMVLYAMYNKKEKNIVKEQKLPELLQNHVIILDDQKKLPHLTEEQIIDIWKLGSLVYCEKLNARGAEAAANVENMPKLQTVQT, encoded by the exons ATGGCTGACCTTAGTCACTTGGCTCCTATTTTTGGTGCCCTTG GTAGCATCATCTCGTTCATTGTGTTCCTTTCTCCACT GCCAACATTTTATAATATTTACAAGAAGAAATCAACAGAAGGCTATCAATCAATTCCATATGTGGTTGCTCTATTCAGTGCAATGCTTATGATATACTACGCTCTTCTCAAAGGCAACATGATGGTTGTTATCATCATAAACGTCCTTGGTGTCTTTATTGAAACAATTTACGTTGGTTTCTACCTCTTCTATGCACCAAAGAAAGCAAGG GTCCAAACTATAAAGGTTCTACTTTTATTGGTGGTGGGTGGCTATGGAGCAATTCTCCTCGTCGTTCAATTTCTATTCAAGGGAGTAATACGTGCCCAAATTGTTGGATGGATGTGCCTTGTGTTTTCGATATGTACGTTTGCAGCACCATTATGCATAGTG CGAAAAGTTATCAAAACCAAGAGCGTGGAATACATGCCATTTCTCCTATCACTTTTCCTCACATTAAGTGCTGTCATGTGGTTCTTCTACGGCCTTCTTAAAAAAGACCCCGTCATTTat TCACCAAACATATTGGGATTCATCTTCGGTATTCTCCAAATGGTGCTTTATGCCATGTAtaacaagaaagagaagaacaTCGTGAAGGAGCAGAAACTTCCAGAGCTACTacaaaatcatgtcataatttTAGATGATCAGAAAAAGCTTCCTCATTTAACTGAAGAGCAGATTATTGACATTTGGAAGCTTGGTTCACTGGTTTACTGTGAGAAACTTAATGCACGTGGTGCTGAAGCAGCAGCTAATGTTGAGAATATGCCAAAGCTCCAAACTGTGCAAACCTAA
- the LOC132053987 gene encoding uncharacterized protein LOC132053987, giving the protein MAIKLVVGGFTLNIISAYAPQVGLDEEVKRRFWEDLDEVVVSIPPTEKLLIGGDFNGHIGSVSRGYDEVHGGFGFGDRNGGGVSLLDFPKAFGLVIANSCFPKKEEHLIRRKKKKKVVDDRPRIRWGSLTPSSALEMGEKLMAMGARDSRGDASSM; this is encoded by the exons ATGGCGATTAAGTTAGTCGTTGGAGGGTTCAccttgaacattattagtgccTACGCGCCACAAGTGGGTTTAGACGAGGAGGTGAAAAGGCGCTTTTGGGAGGACTTGGACGAAGTGGTGGTAAGTATACCGCCTACTGAGAAGTTACTCATAGGAGGAGATTTCAATGGGCACATTGGGTCTGTTTCGAGGGGTTATGACGAGGTGCATGGGGGATTTGGCTTCGGGGACAGGAATGGTGGAGGAGTCTCACTCCTAGATTTCCCAAAAGCTTTTGGATTGGTGATAGCTAACTCGTGTTTTCCGAAGAAGGAggagcacttg ataagaaggaagaagaagaagaaggttgtgGATGACCGACCGAGGATTAGGTGGGGGAGTTTGACTCCGTCTAGTGCCCTAGAAATGGGggagaagttgatggctatgggaGCGAGGGATAGTAGGGGGGATGCGAGCAGTATGTAG